A single genomic interval of Zunongwangia sp. HGR-M22 harbors:
- a CDS encoding GH92 family glycosyl hydrolase, which yields MFLVRNILSVVVVFISVQIASAQTGFDPLPYVNPFIGTSNYGATNPGAIAPRGMASVSPFNVAGRIDLNPLEKDSQWLSNPYVHENQFLTGFSHVNMSGVGCPELGVIITMPTTGELETDHVKYGTTYSEETAEAGYYSAQLDKYNVKAEATASTRAGVSRYSFPAGKSNVLLNLGLGLTNEQGAMIHVVGPDEIEGMRMVGSFCYNNAEAAYPVYFVAKFSKPADDFGVWKTPYKYEGLESQWMGYNGKTRIKKGFTREVVGDSIGAYMTYDFKEPQEVEVQIGVSYVSIENARENLAKEVGDSTFEEVLTETKNAWKKKLQVAEVEGGTNDEKTIFYTALYHTQIHPNTLNDINGEYPEIATGKIGKTEGTRYTTFSLWDTYRNYHQLMSLLYPEEQLNMVRSMLEMYDENGWLPKWELNSTETFTMVGDPAAVVLADTYLRGLTDFDEEKAYEAMLKSALDTVNNPLRPGLKEYIENGYLGVDGDVPGPVSTTQEYNIADYAIAQLAKKLGKKKDYRQFLKRSLSYKKLYNPETKFIQPKNSDGSWFAEFDPLAGANFAHNPGYIEGNAWQYLFMVPHDVNGLKKLMGGNSKFEARLDELFAKDQFDMANEPDFAYGYFYNFIPGKEYKASEKIHELIKTYWKNAPDGIPGNDDTGTMSAWIIYSMMGIYPITPAEPVYTFITPTFDKVTLHLDENIYPNKKLIIENKTNPNGALNLIIDQKSIKGLIFEMPISDFPKKLDFNQY from the coding sequence ATGTTTTTAGTAAGAAATATTCTTTCAGTAGTAGTTGTATTTATTAGTGTTCAGATAGCTTCGGCACAAACAGGTTTCGATCCGCTTCCTTATGTAAATCCTTTTATAGGAACTTCAAATTACGGGGCTACAAATCCCGGAGCAATAGCACCAAGAGGGATGGCTAGTGTGTCGCCGTTTAACGTTGCCGGGAGAATAGATCTAAATCCGCTTGAAAAAGATAGTCAGTGGTTATCGAATCCATACGTGCACGAAAATCAGTTTTTAACCGGTTTTAGTCACGTAAATATGAGCGGTGTTGGTTGCCCGGAACTCGGTGTAATTATTACCATGCCAACTACCGGAGAATTAGAAACAGATCATGTAAAATACGGAACTACATATTCTGAAGAAACTGCTGAAGCAGGATATTATTCAGCACAACTCGATAAATATAACGTAAAAGCAGAAGCTACAGCGAGTACCAGAGCAGGAGTGAGCCGGTATTCCTTTCCGGCAGGGAAATCGAACGTATTACTGAATTTAGGTTTAGGCTTAACGAACGAGCAGGGCGCTATGATACATGTGGTTGGGCCAGATGAGATTGAAGGAATGCGAATGGTAGGAAGTTTTTGCTATAACAATGCAGAAGCTGCCTATCCTGTATATTTTGTAGCGAAATTCTCTAAACCAGCCGATGATTTTGGCGTTTGGAAAACACCATATAAATACGAAGGTTTAGAATCGCAATGGATGGGGTATAACGGTAAAACCCGAATCAAAAAGGGATTTACCAGAGAAGTAGTGGGCGATAGTATTGGGGCGTATATGACTTACGACTTTAAGGAGCCGCAAGAAGTTGAAGTTCAAATTGGGGTGTCTTATGTAAGTATTGAAAATGCTCGTGAAAATTTAGCGAAAGAAGTTGGAGATTCCACTTTTGAAGAAGTTTTAACGGAAACAAAAAATGCCTGGAAAAAGAAATTACAGGTTGCTGAAGTTGAAGGCGGAACAAACGATGAGAAAACAATCTTTTATACCGCTTTGTATCATACCCAAATTCATCCAAATACTTTAAATGATATCAACGGGGAATATCCTGAAATCGCTACGGGTAAAATAGGGAAGACTGAAGGAACTCGTTACACCACTTTTTCTTTGTGGGATACCTATCGTAATTATCATCAGCTAATGAGTTTGTTGTATCCGGAAGAGCAACTGAATATGGTAAGATCGATGTTAGAGATGTACGATGAAAATGGATGGTTACCAAAATGGGAATTAAATTCTACCGAAACTTTTACAATGGTAGGAGATCCTGCCGCTGTGGTTTTAGCAGATACGTATTTACGTGGTTTAACCGATTTTGATGAGGAAAAGGCTTACGAAGCGATGCTGAAAAGTGCATTGGATACCGTGAATAATCCGCTGCGTCCCGGACTAAAAGAATATATCGAAAATGGATATTTGGGAGTAGATGGTGATGTGCCGGGACCTGTGTCGACCACTCAGGAATATAATATTGCCGATTATGCCATCGCTCAGTTGGCTAAGAAGTTAGGAAAAAAGAAAGATTACAGACAATTTTTAAAGCGCTCGTTGTCTTATAAGAAGTTGTACAATCCAGAGACAAAATTTATTCAACCAAAAAATAGTGATGGCAGCTGGTTTGCCGAATTCGACCCTTTAGCGGGAGCTAATTTTGCTCATAATCCTGGTTACATCGAAGGAAATGCTTGGCAATATCTGTTTATGGTGCCACATGATGTAAACGGATTAAAAAAATTGATGGGTGGAAATAGCAAATTTGAGGCTCGATTAGATGAACTATTTGCAAAAGATCAATTCGATATGGCTAATGAACCTGACTTTGCTTACGGATATTTTTATAATTTTATTCCTGGTAAAGAATATAAGGCTTCAGAAAAAATACATGAGCTAATTAAAACCTATTGGAAAAATGCTCCAGATGGTATTCCTGGTAACGATGATACAGGGACGATGAGCGCGTGGATTATTTATTCGATGATGGGAATTTATCCTATAACTCCGGCTGAACCTGTTTACACTTTTATAACGCCAACATTCGACAAGGTTACGCTTCACTTAGATGAGAATATATATCCAAATAAAAAACTAATTATTGAGAATAAAACGAATCCTAATGGAGCCTTAAATTTGATAATAGATCAAAAAAGTATAAAAGGTCTAATATTCGAAATGCCAATATCAGACTTCCCTAAAAAATTAGACTTTAATCAGTATTAA
- a CDS encoding glycoside hydrolase family 20 protein, translating into MKLFKILLLFIVLSTIGCTEKENPSFAEDDLVLIPQPKSLKLNNGSFEVNENTKIIIPQDSLASVSSILNDLFKKAAGFELETSEEATSENSIQLKINSEIAKEAYELKVTSENVIVEANSKLGFVYGLETIRQLLPKEIESASKISNIGWYIPNVEISDAPQYLYRGNMLDVSRHFFRKEYIKKHIDRLAFLKLNTFHFHLVDDQGWRIEIKKYPKLTEVGAFRVDQEDRPWNARTKNDPDAKATFGGFYTQDDIKEIVAYAQEKGIRVIPEIEMPAHVMSAIASYPWLSCTGEPIAVPSGGIWPITDIYCAGKETTFEFLEDVLTEVMQLFPGEYIHVGGDEATKTNWKTCPDCQRRIKEEGLADADELQSYFMKRIEKFLNENNRTLIGWDEILEGGLPEEATVMSWRGFEGGWEASKEGHDVIMTPTSHLYFDYYQGSPDNEPVAFNAFTPLKRVYEFRPVLDSMSVEQKKHVLGGQANLWAEYVPTEEHSEYMLFPRLAALAEVVWSPEEQLDWEDFSVRIRKMMERFEVMGINYAKSAYAIQPESDIDLETGEITIKLKSEFPNTEIRYALNGEELTSESSVYENEIKVDTDTKIKAAVFSNGKVMGPVMDKTFQFHKAVAKPVTYKYPYNQSYASSGETALVNVLKGSKYFKDGRWQGWIGNPAIVTIDLEETTEVSEVVVGSLEEQGTGIYFPQHIKVEVSNDGKTFKEVASLKRDYQTNPGAKIENFKLKFETQENIQFVRVSIEPLAKTPNGGGAWLFLDEIQVK; encoded by the coding sequence ATGAAATTGTTTAAAATTCTACTTCTTTTTATAGTGCTTTCAACAATTGGCTGTACTGAAAAGGAAAATCCGTCATTTGCAGAAGACGATTTAGTGCTTATTCCGCAGCCAAAATCGCTAAAACTCAATAACGGAAGTTTTGAAGTCAATGAAAACACCAAAATCATCATTCCGCAGGATAGTTTAGCTTCAGTTTCTTCAATTTTAAACGATCTTTTTAAAAAAGCTGCCGGATTTGAGTTGGAAACTTCAGAAGAAGCAACTTCAGAAAATAGTATTCAGCTAAAAATAAATTCAGAAATCGCTAAGGAGGCTTACGAGCTTAAGGTAACTTCAGAAAATGTGATTGTAGAAGCAAATTCTAAACTAGGATTTGTGTATGGATTAGAAACGATTCGGCAATTACTTCCCAAGGAAATAGAAAGTGCATCGAAAATATCGAATATCGGCTGGTATATCCCAAATGTTGAAATTAGCGACGCACCGCAATATTTATATCGCGGGAATATGCTGGATGTTTCACGTCATTTCTTCAGGAAAGAATACATTAAAAAGCATATTGATCGACTCGCGTTTTTAAAACTGAATACCTTTCATTTTCATTTAGTCGACGATCAGGGCTGGAGAATCGAGATCAAAAAATACCCAAAATTAACTGAAGTCGGTGCTTTTAGGGTCGATCAGGAAGATCGCCCTTGGAATGCGAGAACCAAAAACGATCCTGATGCGAAGGCTACTTTTGGCGGATTTTATACGCAGGACGATATCAAAGAAATTGTGGCGTATGCCCAGGAAAAAGGCATACGCGTGATCCCGGAGATCGAAATGCCGGCGCATGTAATGAGCGCGATTGCTTCGTACCCGTGGTTGTCGTGTACAGGCGAACCTATTGCGGTACCTTCAGGGGGTATTTGGCCAATTACAGATATTTATTGTGCAGGTAAAGAAACGACTTTCGAGTTTTTAGAAGATGTGCTAACGGAGGTTATGCAATTATTTCCGGGAGAATATATTCATGTAGGTGGTGACGAAGCCACCAAAACCAACTGGAAAACTTGTCCCGATTGCCAACGCCGAATTAAAGAAGAAGGACTTGCCGATGCAGATGAGCTACAAAGCTATTTTATGAAGCGTATTGAAAAATTTTTAAATGAAAATAACAGAACGCTAATTGGCTGGGACGAAATTTTAGAAGGTGGTTTACCAGAAGAAGCAACGGTAATGAGCTGGCGTGGTTTTGAAGGGGGATGGGAAGCATCAAAAGAAGGTCACGATGTGATCATGACGCCAACCAGTCATTTGTATTTCGATTATTACCAGGGAAGTCCAGATAACGAGCCGGTTGCTTTTAATGCATTTACTCCGTTAAAGCGAGTGTATGAATTTAGACCCGTGTTAGATTCGATGAGTGTCGAACAGAAAAAACATGTGCTTGGTGGGCAGGCCAATCTTTGGGCAGAATATGTACCTACAGAAGAGCATTCAGAATATATGTTATTCCCAAGATTAGCGGCGTTAGCAGAAGTGGTTTGGAGCCCTGAAGAGCAATTGGATTGGGAAGATTTCTCGGTAAGAATCCGTAAAATGATGGAGCGTTTTGAAGTCATGGGGATTAATTATGCGAAAAGTGCGTATGCGATTCAGCCAGAATCTGATATCGATCTGGAAACCGGGGAAATTACAATCAAATTAAAATCTGAGTTTCCAAATACTGAAATTCGGTATGCCTTAAATGGAGAAGAACTTACTTCCGAATCTAGTGTTTACGAAAATGAAATAAAAGTAGATACCGATACTAAAATTAAGGCTGCTGTTTTTAGTAATGGTAAGGTTATGGGGCCGGTAATGGATAAAACTTTTCAGTTTCACAAAGCTGTGGCAAAACCGGTGACTTACAAATATCCTTACAATCAAAGTTATGCTTCTTCAGGAGAAACAGCGCTTGTAAATGTTTTAAAAGGAAGTAAGTATTTTAAAGATGGCCGTTGGCAGGGATGGATAGGCAATCCTGCGATTGTTACGATAGATTTAGAAGAAACTACAGAGGTAAGTGAAGTAGTGGTAGGTAGTTTAGAAGAGCAGGGAACAGGGATCTATTTTCCGCAGCATATAAAAGTGGAAGTTTCTAACGATGGAAAAACTTTTAAAGAAGTAGCTTCTTTAAAAAGAGATTATCAAACCAATCCTGGGGCGAAAATCGAGAATTTTAAGTTGAAATTTGAGACTCAGGAAAATATTCAGTTTGTAAGAGTAAGTATAGAACCATTAGCAAAAACTCCAAATGGGGGTGGTGCGTGGTTGTTTTTAGATGAAATTCAGGTAAAATAA
- a CDS encoding GH92 family glycosyl hydrolase, which yields MKLKFLGIAVLMMIFSCKTEETEVSKKSEEKLTQFVNPFIGTDGPGNTYPGATTPYGMVQLSPDIGIGGWDRIAGYFYQDSIISGFSHMHLTGTGAGDLYDILVMPTNSKFSERIPENNHKPFSKFSHEEEEASPGYYSVQLLDYDIKAELTATPRTGIQRFTFPKDSLSQIHVDLGYALNWDKATDTHIKVVNDSVIEGYRKSTGWAKDQRVYFVMKFSKAFQDFEILKNDEVISAKEITAEKTKIILNYKTTSEEQIVVKTGVSSANVEGAYASLETEAKDFNFDNYRKKANETWESELQKIKIKTSNSDQKSVFYTMMYQSMLAPTLLSDPNGNYKGANDSIENASGFKRYDTFSLWDTFRAAHPLYTIIQQERVPDFIKSMLAHYKETGLLPVWSMQGNETNMMLGYHSVPVIVDAYFKGFDFDAELAYEACKASAMTSTRKIHVFAEKGYVPAEDKEGDWSVSKTLEYAYDDWCIAMFAKDLRKEDDYQYFLERSGYWKNTYDSKTSFFRAKDENGEFIEGFNSKEYSNYFSESNAWQYYWFVPQDIPGLIETTGGEERFTQKLDSMFSFNPAADDKLPIFSTGMIGQYAHGNEPSHHVAYLYDYVGKASETQKLVRKIMTEQYKNEPNGHCGNEDCGQMSSWYIFSSMGFYPVNAAQGTYMLGAPLFESVEINLPGGKKFSIKTSNFAEDNQFVAKVKLNGKELNRAYITHKEIIAGGELLFEMSSEPVDRILETPQPNTIY from the coding sequence ATGAAATTAAAATTCTTAGGAATAGCTGTTTTAATGATGATTTTTTCCTGCAAAACAGAGGAAACTGAAGTCAGTAAAAAGTCAGAAGAGAAACTTACGCAATTTGTAAATCCGTTTATCGGGACAGATGGGCCGGGAAATACGTACCCGGGTGCGACTACGCCATACGGAATGGTACAATTAAGCCCCGATATCGGGATTGGCGGTTGGGATCGTATTGCAGGTTATTTTTATCAGGATTCGATTATTAGCGGTTTTTCGCACATGCACTTAACAGGTACGGGTGCCGGCGATCTGTACGATATTTTGGTGATGCCAACTAACAGTAAGTTTTCAGAGCGTATTCCAGAAAATAATCATAAACCTTTTTCAAAGTTTAGTCACGAGGAGGAAGAAGCTTCGCCGGGCTATTATTCGGTGCAGCTTTTAGATTACGATATTAAAGCGGAACTTACTGCTACGCCAAGAACCGGGATTCAGCGGTTTACTTTTCCTAAAGATTCGTTATCGCAAATTCATGTGGATTTGGGGTATGCTTTAAACTGGGATAAGGCAACAGATACGCATATTAAAGTAGTAAACGATTCGGTTATTGAAGGTTATCGAAAATCTACTGGATGGGCAAAAGATCAGCGAGTGTATTTTGTAATGAAGTTTTCTAAAGCTTTTCAGGATTTCGAAATTCTAAAGAATGATGAGGTTATTTCAGCAAAAGAAATTACTGCGGAAAAGACGAAGATTATTCTCAATTACAAAACCACTTCCGAAGAACAAATTGTAGTTAAAACCGGTGTTTCTTCAGCAAATGTTGAAGGCGCTTATGCCAGTTTAGAAACGGAAGCTAAAGATTTTAATTTTGATAATTATCGCAAAAAAGCGAATGAAACTTGGGAAAGTGAACTTCAGAAGATAAAAATTAAAACATCAAACAGTGATCAAAAATCGGTGTTTTATACGATGATGTATCAATCGATGTTGGCGCCAACTTTATTGAGTGATCCCAACGGGAATTACAAAGGCGCAAATGATAGTATTGAAAACGCAAGCGGATTTAAGCGTTACGATACCTTTTCACTTTGGGATACTTTTAGAGCCGCGCATCCGCTATACACGATCATTCAGCAAGAAAGAGTGCCAGATTTTATAAAATCGATGTTAGCGCATTACAAGGAAACTGGTTTGTTGCCGGTTTGGTCGATGCAAGGAAACGAAACCAATATGATGTTGGGGTATCACTCGGTTCCCGTGATTGTTGATGCTTATTTTAAAGGTTTTGATTTTGATGCTGAACTAGCTTACGAAGCCTGTAAAGCCAGTGCGATGACGAGCACAAGAAAAATCCATGTTTTTGCTGAAAAAGGTTATGTGCCGGCAGAAGATAAAGAAGGCGATTGGAGTGTTTCTAAAACGCTGGAATATGCTTACGACGACTGGTGTATCGCAATGTTTGCTAAGGATTTGAGGAAAGAAGACGATTATCAATACTTCTTAGAACGCTCTGGTTACTGGAAAAATACCTATGATTCTAAAACCAGTTTTTTTAGAGCAAAAGACGAAAATGGTGAATTTATCGAAGGATTTAATAGTAAAGAGTATTCCAATTATTTTAGTGAAAGTAATGCGTGGCAATATTACTGGTTTGTGCCTCAGGATATTCCCGGCTTAATTGAAACTACGGGAGGTGAAGAGCGTTTTACGCAAAAGCTAGATTCGATGTTTTCGTTTAATCCTGCTGCAGATGATAAATTGCCAATTTTTAGTACAGGAATGATCGGCCAATATGCACATGGTAACGAGCCGAGTCATCATGTTGCGTATTTGTATGATTATGTAGGTAAAGCTTCAGAAACGCAAAAACTGGTGCGCAAAATTATGACCGAGCAATATAAAAATGAGCCAAACGGTCACTGCGGAAATGAAGACTGCGGACAAATGTCGTCTTGGTATATTTTTAGTTCGATGGGATTTTATCCGGTAAATGCAGCGCAGGGAACTTATATGTTGGGTGCTCCGTTATTTGAATCTGTTGAAATTAATCTGCCGGGCGGTAAAAAATTCAGTATAAAAACATCGAATTTTGCTGAAGACAATCAGTTTGTCGCAAAGGTGAAATTAAACGGAAAAGAGCTTAATCGTGCTTATATTACTCATAAAGAAATTATCGCTGGTGGCGAATTGTTATTCGAGATGAGCAGCGAACCTGTCGATAGAATTTTAGAAACACCGCAGCCGAATACCATTTATTAA
- a CDS encoding family 10 glycosylhydrolase, producing the protein MKIKFLFLSLLVAFSSISCLDNMQSAQKNTSEETKNESAESSDFKFWTWITADEKRTDSSYTAEFKKYKDNGLDAVLINTNTDPDLLSRLTPLAKKEGLEVHAWLMTMNRPGDSVALQHPDWYQVSRSGKSAFDDRPYVDYYQWLSPSNPEAVQHIYDLIEGLAKVEGVATVHLDYIRYPDVFLPVGLLPKYDLEQETELPDYDFDYSDASVNAFKEKFGRDPREMENPAIDIEWKQFRLNQVKNVVDHAYKIAHKHGKELSAAVFPYPEMADHMVRQRWDKWNIDYVLPMIYNNFYNEDLDWIGFATKQGVNDLKGQNTQLHTGIYIPEMTPEDITKAIQLAKENGAKGVSFFDGGAFTDEKLEAVKKASEK; encoded by the coding sequence ATGAAAATTAAGTTTTTATTCCTTTCCCTTTTAGTAGCATTTTCAAGCATTTCATGTTTGGATAATATGCAAAGTGCGCAAAAAAATACTTCCGAAGAAACTAAGAATGAATCAGCCGAATCCTCAGATTTTAAATTTTGGACATGGATTACTGCCGATGAAAAAAGAACAGATTCTTCATATACTGCTGAATTCAAAAAATATAAAGATAATGGTTTGGATGCCGTATTGATTAATACGAATACCGATCCAGATTTGCTTTCTCGATTAACGCCGCTTGCCAAAAAAGAAGGTTTAGAAGTGCATGCCTGGTTAATGACAATGAATCGCCCGGGAGATTCCGTCGCGCTGCAACATCCAGATTGGTATCAGGTAAGCCGTAGTGGAAAATCTGCTTTTGACGATCGCCCGTATGTAGATTATTACCAATGGCTTTCGCCAAGTAATCCGGAAGCAGTGCAACATATTTATGATCTTATTGAAGGTCTAGCAAAAGTTGAAGGAGTGGCTACAGTTCATTTAGATTATATTAGATATCCAGATGTTTTTCTTCCGGTTGGGCTGTTGCCAAAATACGATTTAGAACAGGAAACAGAATTACCAGATTATGATTTTGATTATTCTGATGCCAGCGTAAATGCATTCAAAGAGAAATTTGGTAGAGATCCCCGAGAAATGGAAAATCCGGCCATTGATATCGAATGGAAACAGTTCCGTTTAAATCAGGTAAAAAACGTAGTAGATCATGCTTATAAAATTGCACACAAACATGGCAAAGAATTAAGTGCCGCTGTTTTTCCTTATCCAGAAATGGCCGATCATATGGTGCGCCAACGTTGGGACAAATGGAATATAGATTATGTATTGCCAATGATCTACAATAACTTTTATAATGAAGATTTAGATTGGATTGGTTTTGCTACCAAGCAGGGAGTAAACGATCTAAAAGGTCAAAATACACAATTGCATACCGGAATTTATATTCCTGAAATGACACCAGAAGATATTACAAAAGCCATTCAGTTAGCTAAAGAAAATGGAGCAAAAGGAGTTTCTTTCTTTGATGGAGGAGCTTTTACAGATGAGAAGTTGGAAGCAGTGAAGAAAGCGAGTGAGAAATAA
- a CDS encoding carbohydrate-binding family 9-like protein encodes MKSILVSFGFFFCLNAFAQETPRSYVAHKTSEEITIDGKAEEASWKEAKWTADFIDIKGEKVPKYKTNVKMLWDDQYFYMYAKMEEPHIWATLKQRDTVIFYNNDFEVFIDPDGDTQKYMEFEVNALNTVWDLMLLETYREGGPAIDHWDINGIKSAVNIEGTLNDTSDKDQYWEVEIAMPWDALIEASKIGEIPQNDFWRVNFSRVNWDHDLKDGHYSRKKGENGQFLPEYNWVWSPQGVINMHEPEHWGYVYFSDQKAWENVEFQIPEDEHIRWKMYELYRAQKKYYSKHKKWANTVAKLQDSPVAVLNKELNPKIEVHSSGYNLTVESPFSGKEYLIKEDGQFLELKN; translated from the coding sequence ATGAAATCGATACTAGTCAGTTTTGGATTCTTTTTTTGTTTGAATGCTTTTGCGCAGGAAACGCCACGCTCTTATGTGGCGCACAAAACTTCCGAAGAAATTACTATTGATGGTAAAGCTGAAGAAGCTAGCTGGAAAGAAGCAAAATGGACTGCCGATTTTATAGATATTAAAGGTGAAAAAGTCCCAAAGTATAAAACCAATGTAAAAATGCTTTGGGACGACCAGTATTTTTATATGTATGCCAAAATGGAAGAACCGCATATCTGGGCAACTTTAAAGCAACGAGATACGGTAATTTTCTATAATAATGACTTTGAGGTTTTTATAGATCCAGATGGTGATACCCAAAAATACATGGAGTTTGAAGTAAATGCCTTAAATACGGTTTGGGATTTAATGCTTTTAGAAACCTATCGCGAAGGCGGTCCTGCGATCGATCACTGGGATATTAACGGAATTAAATCTGCCGTGAATATTGAAGGTACTTTAAACGATACTTCAGATAAAGACCAATATTGGGAAGTAGAAATTGCCATGCCCTGGGATGCTTTAATTGAAGCTAGTAAAATTGGTGAAATTCCGCAGAATGACTTTTGGCGTGTTAACTTTTCGCGCGTAAACTGGGATCACGATCTTAAAGATGGTCACTATTCAAGAAAGAAAGGTGAAAATGGTCAATTTCTGCCAGAATATAACTGGGTTTGGTCACCACAGGGTGTAATTAATATGCACGAACCAGAGCATTGGGGTTATGTATATTTTAGCGATCAAAAAGCTTGGGAAAATGTAGAATTTCAAATTCCTGAAGACGAGCATATACGTTGGAAAATGTATGAATTGTATCGTGCTCAAAAAAAATATTATTCCAAACATAAGAAATGGGCAAATACTGTAGCGAAACTTCAGGATTCGCCGGTTGCTGTTTTAAATAAAGAATTAAATCCGAAAATAGAAGTCCATTCTTCAGGATATAACCTTACGGTAGAAAGTCCTTTTTCAGGAAAAGAATACCTGATTAAAGAAGATGGACAATTTTTAGAGTTAAAGAATTAA
- a CDS encoding glycoside hydrolase family 130 protein, with the protein MKNIPWQDKPENCNDLLWRHSENPIIDRYAIPTSNSIFNSAVVPFEDGFAGVFRCDNKAVQMNIFAGFSKDGINWDINHEPIEMQAGNTQMIDSDYKYDPRVTFIEDRYWITWCNGYHGPTIGIAYTFDFKEFFQCENAFLPFNRNGVLFPTKINGKYAMLSRPSDNGHTPFGDIYISYSPDMKYWGEHRCVMKVAPFEESAWQCTKIGAGPVPILTDEGWLLFYHGVIATCNGFRYSVGAAILDENEPDKVKYRSQPYLLAPAELYEMTGDVPNVVFPCAALHSHEEDKLALYYGAADTCTGVAYGKISEVVDFVKNNSL; encoded by the coding sequence ATGAAGAATATACCTTGGCAGGATAAGCCAGAGAATTGTAACGATCTACTTTGGAGACATAGCGAAAACCCTATAATCGATCGTTATGCTATTCCTACCTCAAACAGTATTTTTAATAGCGCAGTAGTGCCTTTCGAAGATGGTTTTGCCGGCGTATTTAGATGTGACAACAAAGCGGTACAAATGAATATTTTTGCCGGATTTAGTAAGGATGGTATCAATTGGGATATTAACCACGAGCCCATCGAAATGCAGGCAGGGAATACTCAAATGATCGATTCAGATTATAAATACGATCCTCGTGTTACCTTTATCGAAGATCGTTATTGGATTACTTGGTGTAATGGTTACCACGGCCCTACAATTGGTATCGCTTACACTTTCGATTTTAAAGAATTTTTTCAGTGTGAAAACGCTTTTTTGCCCTTTAACAGAAACGGAGTTTTGTTCCCTACAAAAATCAACGGTAAATATGCAATGTTAAGTCGGCCAAGTGATAACGGTCATACACCATTTGGAGATATTTACATTAGCTACAGCCCAGATATGAAATATTGGGGTGAACATCGTTGTGTTATGAAAGTAGCTCCGTTTGAAGAAAGTGCATGGCAATGCACAAAAATCGGCGCTGGCCCCGTGCCGATTTTAACCGATGAAGGTTGGTTGTTGTTTTATCACGGTGTTATTGCTACCTGTAACGGATTTAGATATTCGGTAGGTGCTGCAATTTTAGATGAAAACGAACCTGATAAAGTAAAATACCGTTCGCAACCTTACTTATTAGCTCCGGCAGAACTTTACGAAATGACGGGGGATGTACCAAATGTAGTTTTTCCTTGTGCAGCCTTGCATTCTCATGAAGAAGATAAGCTAGCTTTGTATTACGGAGCGGCAGATACCTGTACAGGTGTTGCCTATGGTAAGATAAGCGAAGTTGTAGATTTTGTAAAAAATAATAGTTTGTAA